A genomic segment from Acidimicrobiia bacterium encodes:
- a CDS encoding acetylornithine/succinylornithine family transaminase, whose protein sequence is MNDSNLLATYPPFNTKLLNGNDVFLYDDKGNEYLDCLAGIAVVSLGHANVEIANVIAEQSKKLIHVSNYFENEYTQSVASKINEKITLTFEDTDGKVFFSNSGAEANECAIKIAKRFGKGKKYKFLTAVNSFHGRTLATLAATGQSAKHKNFAPLPDYFKYFEFGNAESLKDQIDDECIAVMIEVIQGEAGVRVSDQAFFDDVQKICKENDLLLIVDEIQTGMCRTGKWFGFQNYNLKPDIVTMAKALGNGFPVGACWSENSVAKLMEVGDHGSTFGGQPLALSVVNCVFDILERESFASHTDKIGKIFIDSLIESGLFSEVRGLGLLIGADINIDVVGVDAHQYVKNALKNGLIINATSEKTIRIAPPLTFKEEHIFKTVEILKKSVAS, encoded by the coding sequence ATGAATGACTCAAATCTACTTGCAACATATCCACCTTTTAACACTAAATTATTAAATGGTAATGATGTATTTTTATATGACGATAAAGGAAATGAATATTTAGATTGTCTTGCTGGAATTGCTGTAGTTAGTCTCGGACACGCGAATGTGGAAATTGCAAATGTTATTGCTGAACAATCCAAAAAACTTATTCATGTCTCGAATTATTTCGAAAACGAATACACACAAAGTGTTGCTAGTAAAATCAATGAAAAAATTACTTTGACATTTGAAGATACTGATGGAAAAGTATTTTTTAGTAATTCTGGAGCTGAAGCAAACGAGTGTGCAATTAAAATTGCAAAGCGTTTTGGTAAAGGAAAAAAATATAAATTCTTAACAGCAGTAAATTCTTTTCATGGTCGTACTTTGGCAACATTAGCAGCGACTGGTCAAAGCGCGAAGCACAAGAATTTTGCTCCATTGCCGGACTATTTTAAATATTTTGAATTTGGAAATGCAGAATCATTAAAAGACCAAATCGATGACGAATGTATTGCAGTTATGATTGAAGTTATACAAGGTGAAGCTGGAGTTAGAGTTAGCGATCAAGCTTTTTTTGATGATGTTCAAAAGATATGTAAAGAAAATGATTTGTTATTGATTGTTGATGAGATACAAACCGGGATGTGCAGAACTGGCAAATGGTTTGGCTTTCAAAATTATAATCTAAAACCAGATATTGTCACTATGGCGAAAGCACTCGGTAATGGTTTTCCAGTTGGCGCATGTTGGAGCGAAAATAGCGTTGCAAAACTGATGGAAGTTGGAGATCATGGCTCTACATTTGGTGGTCAGCCACTGGCATTATCTGTTGTAAATTGTGTATTTGATATTTTAGAGCGTGAAAGCTTTGCATCGCATACAGATAAAATAGGTAAAATATTTATAGATAGCCTGATTGAGTCTGGTTTATTCTCCGAAGTTCGAGGCCTAGGCCTATTGATTGGTGCAGATATCAATATAGATGTTGTTGGTGTCGACGCCCACCAATATGTTAAAAATGCGTTGAAGAACGGATTGATCATAAATGCAACAAGCGAGAAAACTATCCGTATAGCTCCTCCATTAACATTTAAGGAAGAACATATTTTTAAAACAGTCGAAATTTTAAAGAAATCTGTTGCTAGCTAA
- the argB gene encoding acetylglutamate kinase — protein MQKELEAQELRLEALMQALPYIKEFNDTVIVIKYGGSQLRVGLELDSFADDIVLLRSLGIKVVVVHGGGPQVDDAMKVYGKEPEFIEGLRVTDYETLTIARMVLVGKVGRDIVAAINRHGGYGVGTTGEDGRLMIAKKKNPKLGFVGTVTEVRTSILERLFSEQLIPVISTIGVTEDGESLNINADEAAAAIAIGLKAKKLIIMSNIPGIMKDITDPDSVINNMTVEEATKLTKSDTISAGMIPKIKACIDAVAGGAERSHIIDGRQNHSVLLELFTETGVGTMITP, from the coding sequence ATGCAAAAAGAATTAGAAGCACAGGAACTACGTCTTGAAGCATTAATGCAAGCACTCCCATATATTAAAGAATTTAACGATACAGTAATAGTCATAAAATATGGTGGTAGCCAGCTACGAGTTGGACTCGAATTAGATTCATTTGCTGATGATATTGTTTTACTGCGCTCTTTAGGTATTAAGGTAGTTGTAGTCCATGGTGGTGGACCTCAAGTTGACGACGCGATGAAAGTTTACGGCAAAGAACCAGAATTTATTGAAGGTTTAAGAGTCACAGACTATGAAACTTTAACAATTGCGCGTATGGTCCTTGTAGGTAAGGTAGGTCGCGATATAGTTGCAGCGATTAACCGTCATGGTGGGTATGGTGTTGGTACAACTGGCGAAGATGGCCGATTGATGATTGCAAAAAAGAAAAATCCAAAACTTGGGTTTGTTGGTACGGTAACTGAAGTTCGTACTTCAATTCTCGAACGTCTATTTAGCGAACAGCTGATACCAGTAATATCGACTATTGGCGTTACAGAAGATGGTGAATCACTAAATATAAATGCCGATGAGGCAGCAGCGGCAATCGCAATAGGATTAAAAGCAAAGAAATTAATTATCATGTCTAATATTCCAGGCATAATGAAAGATATTACTGATCCGGATTCAGTTATCAACAATATGACAGTTGAAGAAGCCACTAAATTAACTAAATCGGATACAATATCTGCGGGTATGATCCCCAAGATTAAAGCATGCATAGATGCTGTAGCTGGCGGAGCTGAACGTTCACACATAATTGATGGCCGACAAAATCACTCGGTACTTTTAGAACTATTTACCGAAACTGGTGTTGGCACAATGATAACGCCTTAA
- a CDS encoding Type 1 glutamine amidotransferase-like domain-containing protein, which yields MKLLLTSNGFTHEVVIAKCEELVGKSRSDINVALINGGYTVENGDHTWLFDDWRHVKENFGGSFELVNLLGLSKEKVVERLSVSDIIFVTGGHTDYLMSVFDKTGFSDSLRMLLQSKVYVGISAGSMVLGRRNSTSAYLEIYDESEDYGVSQYLNVVDVSIKPHLNSSVFPKTRRENLLKVAQDFIGTIFAIDNFSAIVVDGDPKDYYLIGNESLKIVDGIEQ from the coding sequence ATGAAATTATTACTTACATCTAACGGTTTTACTCACGAAGTGGTTATAGCGAAATGTGAAGAGCTGGTGGGTAAGAGTCGTAGTGATATTAACGTGGCTTTGATTAATGGAGGTTATACCGTCGAAAATGGTGACCATACTTGGCTCTTTGATGATTGGCGTCATGTCAAAGAGAATTTTGGTGGGAGTTTCGAACTTGTCAACCTTTTGGGTTTGAGTAAAGAAAAGGTTGTTGAGAGATTAAGTGTTTCTGATATTATTTTTGTTACTGGTGGTCATACCGATTATCTGATGAGTGTTTTTGATAAAACTGGTTTTAGTGATTCTTTACGTATGCTCCTTCAATCTAAAGTCTATGTCGGTATTAGTGCTGGCTCTATGGTGTTGGGTAGACGTAACTCAACAAGCGCTTATTTAGAAATATATGATGAGAGCGAAGATTACGGTGTGTCTCAATATTTAAATGTGGTTGATGTATCTATCAAGCCTCATTTAAATAGTTCTGTATTTCCTAAAACGCGTAGAGAAAATCTGTTGAAAGTTGCACAAGATTTTATTGGCACTATTTTTGCTATAGATAATTTTAGTGCAATAGTTGTTGATGGGGATCCAAAAGATTATTACCTAATAGGAAACGAGTCGTTAAAAATTGTTGATGGTATTGAGCAGTAA
- a CDS encoding biotin transporter BioY, whose translation MNDTTVINKESQLVNIISKIKENVIAMDVIVGIFGATIISLTARISIPLWFTPVPITGQTLGAIGCILAMKRYRAILSTSFYIIFAMLGLPVLASQTTGLYGISWLTKPVSEVGFISGASIGYVYGFLLAAIICKLVIRNKTTILAMTISTLIFTIVTYVCGVFWLQHSLHPLYGTPFFGGPNSAFALGCWPFLIGDLLKSALGIGIAKSYKNSTNKK comes from the coding sequence ATGAATGATACAACAGTTATCAACAAGGAAAGCCAGCTAGTAAATATAATTTCTAAAATCAAAGAGAATGTAATTGCTATGGATGTAATCGTTGGTATTTTCGGAGCAACAATAATTAGCCTTACTGCACGAATATCGATTCCTCTTTGGTTCACACCAGTACCAATTACCGGACAAACACTCGGTGCTATTGGATGTATACTCGCCATGAAAAGATATAGAGCAATTCTTAGTACATCATTTTATATTATATTTGCAATGCTTGGACTACCAGTCCTAGCATCACAGACAACAGGACTATACGGAATTTCATGGTTAACAAAACCAGTATCAGAAGTAGGATTTATTAGCGGCGCAAGCATCGGATATGTTTACGGATTTCTACTAGCTGCAATAATATGTAAATTAGTTATTAGAAATAAAACAACAATACTTGCAATGACAATAAGCACTCTAATATTTACGATAGTCACTTACGTATGTGGTGTTTTCTGGTTACAACACAGTCTACATCCACTATATGGAACTCCGTTTTTTGGTGGACCTAATAGTGCATTCGCATTAGGGTGCTGGCCATTCCTCATAGGCGACCTGCTCAAAAGTGCGTTAGGTATAGGAATAGCTAAATCATATAAGAACAGTACAAACAAAAAATAG
- the ilvD gene encoding dihydroxy-acid dehydratase translates to MPFDPKHPTKINSYDVTDGPNRAPARAMLRAVGMGDNDWTKAQVAVASSWNEVTPCNMPLDRLAKQAKLGVKDAGGFPLEFCTIAVSDGISMGTEGMRGSLVSREIIADSVECVIHSERLDALVALAGCDKSLPGMMMAAARTNVPSVFVYAGSILPGMHNGRAIDIVDVFEAVGANATGALSDEELSLIEHKACPSEGACAGMFTANTMASLGEALGLSLPGSATPPAPDNRRDVFAFQSGQAVMNLLELGIRPRDILTRKAFENAISMLMALGGSTNAVLHILAIANEAHVDISMADFNKIAARVPHIADTKPHGKYHMIDVDKIGGIEVVMKELLDADLLHGDALTVTGKTVAENIEAAQPREADGEVIHALNDPINVAGGISILTGSLAPKGSVVKVAGLNKDQMHFEGVARVFDGEDLAMEKILAGGINPGDILVIRYEGPKGGPGMREMLAVTGAMKGAGRGGDCALITDGRFSGGTHGFCVGHVAPEALDGGPIAFVEEGDKIIIDALEHTIDLIVDESVLVERRKNWKLPEPRYTSGFLAKYAKLAKGAETGAITNF, encoded by the coding sequence ATGCCTTTTGATCCCAAACACCCAACAAAAATAAACTCGTATGATGTAACAGATGGTCCGAATAGGGCGCCGGCGCGCGCGATGCTCCGAGCTGTTGGTATGGGCGATAATGATTGGACAAAAGCTCAGGTTGCTGTTGCCTCGTCTTGGAATGAGGTTACACCTTGTAATATGCCTCTTGATCGTTTGGCTAAGCAGGCAAAACTTGGTGTTAAAGACGCTGGTGGTTTTCCTCTTGAATTTTGCACTATTGCCGTTAGTGATGGTATCTCGATGGGTACTGAAGGTATGCGTGGTTCTTTGGTTTCGCGTGAAATCATTGCCGACAGTGTTGAGTGTGTTATTCACTCTGAACGTCTTGATGCTCTAGTTGCTTTGGCGGGTTGTGATAAATCTTTGCCGGGTATGATGATGGCGGCTGCTCGTACTAATGTGCCGAGCGTATTTGTTTATGCGGGTTCGATTTTACCTGGTATGCATAATGGTAGAGCTATAGATATTGTTGATGTCTTTGAGGCTGTTGGCGCTAATGCTACTGGTGCTTTAAGTGACGAAGAGTTAAGTCTTATTGAACATAAAGCCTGCCCGAGTGAAGGTGCTTGTGCTGGTATGTTTACTGCTAATACAATGGCGTCTCTTGGAGAGGCTTTGGGTTTGAGTTTGCCTGGTTCTGCAACTCCTCCTGCTCCTGATAATCGTCGTGATGTTTTTGCTTTCCAATCTGGTCAAGCTGTAATGAATTTGCTTGAACTTGGTATTCGTCCGAGAGATATTTTGACTAGAAAAGCTTTCGAGAATGCTATTAGCATGCTTATGGCTTTGGGTGGTTCAACAAATGCTGTTCTACATATTCTTGCTATTGCTAATGAGGCTCATGTTGATATAAGCATGGCTGATTTTAATAAGATTGCGGCGAGGGTTCCACATATTGCTGATACGAAACCTCATGGTAAATATCATATGATCGATGTAGATAAAATTGGTGGTATTGAAGTTGTTATGAAAGAACTTTTAGATGCTGATCTTTTACATGGTGATGCTTTAACTGTTACTGGTAAAACTGTTGCTGAAAATATTGAGGCTGCACAACCGCGCGAGGCTGATGGGGAAGTTATCCATGCTTTGAATGACCCTATAAATGTTGCTGGTGGAATTTCTATTCTTACTGGTTCGTTGGCGCCTAAAGGAAGCGTTGTTAAGGTTGCAGGTTTGAATAAAGACCAAATGCATTTTGAGGGTGTTGCCCGAGTTTTCGATGGTGAAGATTTGGCGATGGAAAAGATTTTGGCTGGCGGTATTAATCCTGGTGATATTCTTGTGATTCGTTATGAAGGTCCCAAAGGTGGCCCAGGTATGCGTGAAATGTTAGCTGTAACTGGTGCGATGAAAGGTGCAGGTCGTGGTGGCGATTGTGCTCTTATTACTGATGGACGTTTTAGTGGTGGTACTCATGGTTTCTGTGTTGGCCATGTTGCTCCCGAAGCGCTGGATGGTGGGCCAATTGCTTTTGTTGAAGAAGGCGACAAGATTATTATCGATGCTCTAGAACACACAATAGATTTGATTGTTGATGAGTCTGTGTTGGTTGAACGACGCAAAAATTGGAAACTTCCAGAACCACGTTACACTTCAGGATTCTTAGCCAAGTACGCGAAGTTGGCTAAGGGTGCCGAGACTGGTGCGATTACTAATTTCTAA